In one window of Octopus bimaculoides isolate UCB-OBI-ISO-001 chromosome 20, ASM119413v2, whole genome shotgun sequence DNA:
- the LOC106881679 gene encoding putative uncharacterized protein DDB_G0294196 — protein MFRYYYVVIVFIFLKILFWTFFFYLRSRRLRLLQRRGVLIIDRSGHLTTSNHTDLATIIEYEDQQRQHFHNLSHPQMADSPPPYSEVVQTPPPLYINPMIDPQNPSSLTDTCKPPTYEQVVQQQQHTTAPHQDQQQQQQQQLQDQSQQPQQQQPQQQQPQQENGMNPEREYPLLNSSPHQHLPPPPPYSCNE, from the exons ATGTTCAGATACTACTATGT AGtcattgtcttcatttttttgaaaattttgttttggacatttttcttttacctccGTTCCCGGAGATTACGATTGCTACAACGACGAGGTGTACTTATAATTGACCGGAGTGGACATTTGACCACAAGTAACCACACG GATTTGGCGACCATAATTGAATACGAGGACCAGCAACGGCAGCATTTCCATAACTTGTCTCATCCCCAAATGGCCGACAGTCCTCCACCTTACTCTGAGGTCGTACAAACTCCCCCACCCCTGTACATTAACCCAATGATCGACCCTCAGAATCCTTCTTCCTTGACGGACACTTGTAAGCCGCCCACCTATGAGCAGgtagtgcagcagcagcagcacacgACTGCACCACATCAagaccagcagcaacaacagcaacaacaactacaagatcAATCACAACAGCCGCAGCAGCAACAGCCGCAGCAGCAACAGCCACAGCAGGAGAATGGAATGAATCCAGAGAGAGAATATCCATTATTGAATTCTTCACCGCACCAACATTTGCCGCCACCCCCGCCTTACAGTTGCAATGAGTAG